In Miscanthus floridulus cultivar M001 chromosome 5, ASM1932011v1, whole genome shotgun sequence, one genomic interval encodes:
- the LOC136452815 gene encoding phospholipase A1-II 5-like translates to MDASQGVLLSSSLVGGAKGSASWPELLGSAHWEGLLDPLDLTLRRLILLCGDLCQVTYDSFNSDSHSKYCGSCRYSRSTLFARTLFPAAADITPAAYIYGTSQASLPGGIMVFSLSREAWSKESNWIGYVSVSTEAAAAATGQRVIYVAWRGTIRTLEWVDVLKPELVSPDAILPEGDPARGHARVMKGWYLIYTSSDERSPFSKYSAREQLLAAVRELVARYKDESLSIVCTGHSLGASLATLCAFDIAVNGVSRVGGADIPVTAIMFGSPQIGNPEFKKRFEELPNLRALHVRNTPDLIPLYPSGLLGYANVGDVLAVDSKKSPYVKDDSTNLGDYHNLQGILHTVAGWNGKDGEFKLQVHRSVALVNKSSAFLNDDNLVPESWWVERNKGMVIGETGLWQLEPPAEENLPVPPVVPGEVIDDDDSVAAAAATTTTTTASKETKTPEKDKKGRGTKLFSACFRGVNQSVHN, encoded by the coding sequence ATGGACGCGAGCCAGGGCGTCCTCCTGTCCAGCTCCCTGGTCGGCGGCGCCAAGGGCTCGGCGTCATGGCCGGAGCTGCTCGGGTCCGCGCACTGGGAGGGCCTCCTGGACCCTCTCGACCTCACGCTCCGCCGCCTCATCCTGCTCTGCGGCGACCTCTGCCAGGTCACCTACGACTCCTTCAACTCCGACTCCCACTCCAAGTACTGCGGCAGCTGCCGCTACTCCAGGTCCACGCTCTTCGCCCGCACGCTGTTCCCGGCCGCCGCCGACATCACCCCGGCGGCGTACATCTACGGGACCTCCCAGGCGTCGCTCCCGGGCGGCATCATGGTGTTCTCGCTCTCCCGCGAGGCGTGGAGCAAGGAGTCCAACTGGATCGGCTACGTCTCCGTGTCCACGGaagccgccgcggccgccacggGCCAGCGCGTCATCTACGTGGCGTGGCGCGGCACCATCCGGACGCTGGAGTGGGTCGACGTGCTCAAGCCGGAGCTCGTCTCCCCCGACGCCATCCTGCCGGAGGGGGACCCGGCCCGGGGCCACGCTCGCGTGATGAAGGGGTGGTACCTCATCTACACCTCCAGTGACGAGCGGTCGCCCTTCTCCAAGTACAGCGCGCGGGAGCAGCTGCTCGCCGCGGTGCGCGAGCTGGTGGCCCGGTACAAGGACGAGAGCCTCAGCATCGTGTGCACCGGACACAGCCTCGGCGCATCGCTGGCCACGCTCTGCGCGTTCGACATCGCGGTGAACGGCGTGTCCAGGGTCGGCGGCGCCGACATCCCCGTCACGGCCATCATGTTCGGGAGCCCGCAGATCGGGAACCCGGAGTTCAAGAAGAGGTTCGAGGAGCTGCCAAACCTGCGGGCGCTGCACGTCAGGAACACGCCCGACTTGATCCCGCTGTACCCGAGCGGGCTCCTGGGCTACGCCAACGTCGGCGACGTCCTGGCCGTGGACTCTAAGAAGTCACCGTACGTGAAGGACGACTCCACCAACCTCGGGGACTACCACAACCTGCAGGGCATCCTGCACACGGTGGCGGGCTGGAACGGGAAGGACGGCGAGTTCAAGCTGCAGGTGCACCGCAGCGTGGCGCTGGTGAACAAGTCGTCCGCGTTCCTCAACGACGACAACCTCGTGCCGGAGTCGTGGTGGGTGGAGCGGAACAAGGGGATGGTCATCGGAGAAACCGGCCTGTGGCAGCTCGAACCGCCTGCCGAGGAGAACCTGCCCGTACCGCCGGTCGTGCCCGGGGAGGTCATCGATGACGATGACtctgtcgctgctgctgctgccaccacAACCACTACCACGGCTAGTAAGGAGACAAAGACACCGGAGAAGGATAAGAAGGGGCGTGGGACCAAGCTTTTCTCTGCATGCTTTAGAGGGGTCAACCAGTCTGTTCATAATTGA